Proteins from a genomic interval of Micromonospora sp. NBC_00389:
- a CDS encoding DUF1223 domain-containing protein, whose amino-acid sequence MTDPPRTGSTDGGFALVEMFTSQGCSSCPPAEEVLTEIESDARTRGQPVFALGFHVDYWDDLGWPDPFADAAYTARQQAYARAFGSGRLYTPQMVVNGTVEFVGSDRRRASAAIAAALTSATPTPLALSVQDSAGGAGGGQRVMIDYQTERPPQRAVVNVAIVERGLESDVARGENAGRTLRQDNVVRAFTSLGLDAERGRVELETPPDLDPRRAAVVGYVQNDGDKAVVGAVAIDLSAEPR is encoded by the coding sequence CCCTCGTGGAGATGTTCACCTCCCAGGGCTGCTCGAGCTGTCCTCCGGCGGAGGAAGTGCTGACCGAGATCGAGAGCGATGCCCGGACCCGGGGACAGCCTGTCTTCGCCCTCGGATTCCACGTCGACTACTGGGACGATCTGGGCTGGCCGGATCCGTTCGCCGACGCGGCGTACACCGCGCGACAGCAGGCGTACGCGCGGGCCTTCGGCTCCGGGCGCTTGTACACCCCGCAGATGGTGGTCAACGGCACCGTCGAGTTCGTCGGTTCCGACCGTCGACGGGCGTCGGCCGCGATCGCGGCCGCGCTGACCTCGGCAACCCCCACACCGCTCGCCCTGTCGGTCCAGGACTCCGCCGGAGGCGCCGGCGGCGGACAGCGCGTGATGATCGACTATCAGACCGAGCGTCCGCCGCAGCGCGCGGTGGTGAACGTGGCGATCGTGGAACGCGGCCTGGAGAGCGACGTCGCCCGGGGTGAGAATGCCGGCCGGACGCTGCGGCAGGACAACGTGGTGCGCGCCTTCACGTCGTTGGGTCTGGACGCCGAGCGTGGGCGGGTGGAACTGGAGACGCCGCCAGATCTTGACCCTCGACGGGCCGCGGTGGTCGGCTACGTGCAGAACGACGGTGACAAGGCCGTCGTCGGCGCCGTGGCCATCGACCTGTCCGCCGAGCCTCGGTAA